The following are from one region of the Bradyrhizobium sediminis genome:
- a CDS encoding tetratricopeptide repeat protein, whose product MTRAFRKIFAIIILSWSFSAIADAGPFEDAGAAYDGGDYATALRLYRQMADQGNGNAQFSLGTIYEKGRGVAQDDAEAAKWYRLAADQGHPTAQFNLGIMYDNGRGVAQNKVLAHAWFSLSVAQGNQEAARTRDILARRMTPTQLAQAQKLAREWKPEQQPHRR is encoded by the coding sequence ATGACTCGCGCATTCAGGAAAATCTTCGCAATCATAATTCTGTCGTGGAGCTTTTCCGCGATCGCGGATGCGGGGCCGTTCGAAGATGCTGGCGCTGCGTATGATGGCGGTGACTACGCGACGGCGCTGCGTCTCTATCGTCAGATGGCCGACCAGGGAAACGGCAACGCTCAGTTCAGTCTCGGCACCATTTACGAGAAAGGCCGGGGCGTAGCGCAGGATGACGCTGAGGCAGCAAAGTGGTACCGCCTCGCTGCGGACCAGGGCCATCCGACAGCCCAGTTCAATCTCGGGATCATGTACGACAACGGTCGCGGCGTGGCGCAGAACAAGGTTCTCGCACATGCATGGTTCAGCCTGTCGGTTGCACAGGGCAACCAGGAGGCGGCAAGAACTCGCGACATACTCGCCAGGCGCATGACCCCAACGCAGTTGGCCCAAGCGCAGAAGCTCGCGCGCGAGTGGAAGCCCGAGCAGCAACCCCATCGTCGTTGA
- a CDS encoding response regulator transcription factor, which translates to MQSDFQNVPNVVRMTSQKQAPGAFVKSKIATFERLKSLPASVSILDASGTIVAVNDTWKQFGQQNGLRIPNSGIGSNYLQHCPSDLPRSRRFLGELKALLAGQLDLLTYIYPCHSPTRARWFSLIGLPLSLNKPAGVALVHVNLTEMLPLPGGTRRAQAKEDRKGRIRPGANIDAIGGALERSVLETLSSQLNTMFVDDTASREKDAAQEKDDEMTLVRTRLSKRQMQVLRLLGEGKTNKEMAKALLLSPNTIKLHVSAILQALNLRSRTQAALLSSKLLQDPGTEIRARAVSGD; encoded by the coding sequence ATGCAATCCGATTTTCAGAACGTGCCGAACGTCGTGCGGATGACATCGCAAAAGCAGGCACCAGGGGCCTTTGTGAAAAGCAAGATTGCCACGTTTGAGAGATTGAAATCGCTTCCTGCGAGCGTCTCAATTCTTGACGCTTCCGGAACGATTGTGGCGGTCAATGACACATGGAAGCAATTCGGCCAACAAAACGGATTGCGCATTCCCAATTCCGGCATTGGCTCGAACTACCTGCAACATTGCCCATCCGACTTACCCCGCTCACGTCGGTTCCTGGGTGAGCTGAAAGCATTGCTCGCGGGTCAGCTTGATCTTTTGACGTATATTTATCCGTGTCACTCGCCGACACGGGCACGATGGTTCTCCCTCATCGGGTTACCGCTCTCGCTCAACAAGCCTGCCGGCGTGGCCCTGGTGCACGTCAACCTCACAGAGATGCTTCCGCTTCCGGGCGGCACGCGACGGGCGCAAGCCAAGGAGGACCGGAAGGGGCGAATTCGCCCGGGCGCCAATATTGACGCGATCGGCGGCGCCCTGGAGCGCTCCGTGCTGGAAACGCTCTCATCACAACTGAATACAATGTTCGTCGACGATACCGCCTCGCGCGAGAAGGATGCGGCGCAAGAGAAAGACGACGAGATGACCCTCGTTCGCACCCGATTGAGCAAACGGCAGATGCAGGTCCTGCGTCTGCTGGGCGAAGGCAAGACCAACAAGGAGATGGCGAAGGCGCTGCTGCTTTCACCCAACACCATCAAGCTGCACGTATCGGCGATCCTGCAAGCCTTGAATCTCAGGAGCCGCACCCAGGCAGCTCTTCTTTCGTCAAAGCTGTTGCAAGATCCCGGCACTGAGATCAGAGCGCGAGCGGTATCTGGAGATTAG